Genomic DNA from Bacillota bacterium:
TGGCGTTAGTTACCAGGAAGAAGTCACCAATGCCCGCGTGGCGGGTATGCCGGTTAAAGCGATAGCTACCGTTATCCAGCACAATACTTCCGGATTTGCCTCACCGGCCGAAAAAGGGATTAAAACACCGAAAGACTTCGAAGGCATGCGCTACGGCGGCTGGGGATCACCGATGGAAGAGGCGGTGATCAAAGGTATTATGCACAAGCAGGGGGCCGATTTCAGCAAAGTTAGAATGGTAAATATCGGTTCCACTGACTTTTTTGCCGCCGTGAAAAGGGACGTAGATTTTGCCTGGATCTATTGGGGCTGGGCCGGGATTGAGGCCGAACTTAGAGGAATGGAACTAAACTTCATCAAGGTAGCGGCAGAGGATCCGGCGTTAGACTACTATACACCGGTACTCATTACCAATGAAGAGACCCTGGCAAAGCGACCGGAACTGGTCCGTAAGTTCCTCCAGGCCACCAGCCGTGGTTATGAATTTGCCATTGCCAACCCTGAAGAAGCAGCGGAACTGTTCCTAGAGGCAGTGCCGGAGCTCGACCGAGAGTTGGTATTGGCCAGCCAAAAGTACTTGTCTAAGGAGTACCAGGCCGATGCATCTCGCTGGGGCGAAATGAAGGAAAGTGTGTGGAAAAACTATGCCGAGTGGATGTTTGATAACGAATTAATCGAGCAGAAACTGGATTACAAAGAGGCCTTTACTAACGAATTCTTACCGCCAAAGCAATAGTTTAGTTGCCGCCAAGAGTGGGGGAGGAAATTGGCAAAAGTCGAAGTTCGCAATTTGGTCAAAACGTACGGAGACCTGGATACTTTAGCCGGTATAAGTCTAAAGCTTTACGATGGAGAGTTTGTGGCGGTAGTGGGTCCCAGCGGATGCGGCAAGAGTACGCTCTTTAATATCATAGCCGGACTGCACCAACCGGACAAAGGGCGGGTATATATCGACGGCGAAGACTTTACCGGCCGCACCGGCCGGGTCAGTTACATGCATCAAA
This window encodes:
- a CDS encoding ABC transporter substrate-binding protein; translated protein: MKKLVALVLTIVLAATLAAGCRPKAKPAPPATEKLQEVTVLLDWTPNTNYTGLYVAAAKGYFQEEGLKIKILPPAEGSVSQLTAAGKTDFGVSYQEEVTNARVAGMPVKAIATVIQHNTSGFASPAEKGIKTPKDFEGMRYGGWGSPMEEAVIKGIMHKQGADFSKVRMVNIGSTDFFAAVKRDVDFAWIYWGWAGIEAELRGMELNFIKVAAEDPALDYYTPVLITNEETLAKRPELVRKFLQATSRGYEFAIANPEEAAELFLEAVPELDRELVLASQKYLSKEYQADASRWGEMKESVWKNYAEWMFDNELIEQKLDYKEAFTNEFLPPKQ